One segment of Panicum virgatum strain AP13 chromosome 3K, P.virgatum_v5, whole genome shotgun sequence DNA contains the following:
- the LOC120699447 gene encoding bidirectional sugar transporter SWEET13-like, with protein MAAGLSLQHPWAFAFGLLGNIISFTTFLAPIPTFYRIYKSKSTEGFQSVPYVVALFSAMLWIFYAVIKSNEFLLITINAAGIVIESIYIVMYFVYADKKAKWFTAKIMLGLNVGFFGAILLFTLLLFKGDKRIVTLGWICVAFSVSVFVAPLSIIKRVIQTRSVEYMPFSLSLSLTLSAIVWFLYGLLIKDKYVALPNVLGFTFGIVQMGLYMFYMNKTPSVLEGKVAGKLPAGAEEHVVNLHPVTEMAVPRSCKAEAMSHHSPAVNMV; from the exons ATGGCAGCTGGTTTATCTCTGCAGCATCCCTGGGCATTCGCCTTCGGCCTTCTAG GCAACATCATCTCCTTCACGACCTTCCTGGCCCCAAT CCCGACATTCTACCGCATCTACAAGAGCAAGTCCACCGAGGGTTTCCAGTCGGTTCCCTATGTGGTGGCGCTGTTCAGCGCGATGCTGTGGATCTTCTACGCGGTGATCAAGTCCAACGAGTTCCTCCTCATCACCATCAATGCAGCCGGCATCGTTATTGAGAGTATCTACATAGTCATGTACTTCGTCTACGCTGACAAGAAAGCTAAGTGGTTCACTGCAAAGATCATGCTTGGCCTCAATGTCGGCTTCTTCGGGGCCATCCTCCTCTTTACCCTGCTCCTCTTCAAGGGCGACAAGCGCATCGTCACGCTCGGCTGGATCTGCGTCGCCTTCTCCGTTAGCGTCTTTGTCGCGCCGCTCAGCATCATC AAGCGCGTGATTCAGACGAGGAGCGTGGAGTACATGCCCTTCTCCCTCTCGCTCTCGCTCACCCTCAGCGCCATCGTCTGGTTCCTCTACGGCCTCCTCATCAAGGACAAATATGTCGCG CTTCCAAACGTCCTTGGGTTCACCTTCGGCATTGTCCAGATGGGGCTCTACATGTTCTACATGAACAAGACACCTTCGGTCCTGGAGGGTAAGGTGGCTGGGAAGCTGCCGGCTGGAGCAGAGGAGCACGTCGTCAACCTGCACCCTGTCACAGAGATGGCGGTGCCCAGGAGCTGCAAGGCCGAAGCGATGAGCCACCACAGCCCAGCCGTCAACATGGTCTAG